DNA sequence from the Lonchura striata isolate bLonStr1 chromosome 7, bLonStr1.mat, whole genome shotgun sequence genome:
AGGAAAGCAACTAATTTTCATCAACTTCACGTTCCAATGGAGGGCAAACACGGCTGTCCCTGGTCTTAAAGGGTTTCCCTTGAGAGGAACCTCTTTATGTGCCATTGTAAAAGTTCCATCGAGGGGGAGCCTCCATTTGTAGGGACCTTCACATACGAGAAAGATGTCCAAAGTCCCCAGAACGGTCTTTGTTCAGGGAAATTGAGCAGGAGACTCTATTTCCCCTCATTTTCGGAGGCTAAACTGGGAAAAAATCCCTTTGATTCACTTTTTATTCGGGGTTAAACTGGGGGGAGACCCTCCTTATGCATCATTTAGGGATGTAAATCAGTATGGAGCTCTCGTTCTCCCTTTGATTCAAGGCTTTGAAACGGCGACAAGAGGCAGTATGTCTTTGGTTTAATTCATTAAGAAACTGAAATAGTTCGGTAGCGACGGGCTGGCGCTGCCGGGCCGGACTCAGCCCATCCCTCGGCGCTGCAAACGCCGCCAGCACCGAGCGATGCCGCCGCACGCCCGGCACTGCCGGTGCCGCAGCACAGGAGTCCCTGCAGTAATTAATTGTTTTGAGACAGAGGAATTTCCTCCCAGGCGGCTCCGCTTCTTCCTTAACACGGTTTACGGTAGACGATGACACCGTCGGTTGttctgtccccagtccctccgGCCCCGGCGGCTTTCCCCGCGCTGATTGGTCACGATGCCCAAAGCCCCGCCCACGGCGCGGCGGCTGCAAATAGCGCTGGGAGGGCGGGAGACGAGCGGGGCAGGAGCGCAGcccggagctcggaggcggctcGGCCCAGGTGGGACCCGCGCTCGGTTCCGCCCCAGCTCGGGGCtcgctgcgggcggaggggccgCTGCTCGGGCGGGCGGTGTCCGTGCCCGGCTCGGGACTGGCACGGGATGAACCCGAACGTGCCTCAGATCCCAAAGCGCTGCCGGCGCCGAGCGGGGGCAGAAAGCGCCGCACGCTGCCCGCTCCGGGGCCGAGGCTTCTCGGCGCTGCGCTCTCTGCCAGGAGCCGCTCCACGGGCACGGGCAGGGAGCCAGAGCGGCTGTGCCGGCGCTCGGTGTCCCCGGGCTCCGAGCCGCCGGGGCACGGCATGCGGGGGACAATGGTGAACCCCCGGGGCTGCTGGTTCCTGCCCCTGGGCAGGCGGGCTCCGAGCCGCAGCTGCCCTGGGCCGGCAGCATCCGGCAGCTGCCCGGCGCTGTCAGCGCCTGTCCCGCacggagctgggctgcagcggctgcagagccacaggggccggggctgcggggagcgCAGAGCTCCCGGAGGCTGCGCTTGTCTCCGCAGCTGCTGCCGCAGCCCTGGGGAGCGGGGACAGCGCAGCCAGAGCCGGCACCGCCCTGCTGAGCCTCGGTGTcccgcggggccggcaccggcaGTGACCTCGCATCGTGTCCCTTTCAGGGTGCCACCACCGCGGGTGTAAAGCTGTTCCCGAGGCGACCTCCGAGAGGCTTTGTCAGCACTCCTGATGTCTCGGGAGCAAGGTGCTGTTTGTTCCAGGCAGAGAGAagagggctgtgtgctggagaagGGTGAATTCTGCTCTGTTGATGAGCTtcagaaggagcccctggagaatgGAACAGTAATCACCAATGTACTGAAAAGGAACATCAGAATATTCCCTGGTGAGCAAGGCCCCCCCAGTATTGACTCTAGGCAGGGGACAGTGTCACCTCCcaaggccagggctggcaggtgtGTGGCTGTTTCCCGATGTCTGGAATAGGCCTCGAGCTCTGCTGGGCCCCATCAGTGGCTGGAACCAAgagccccagctgcccccaaggctgtgcagttctcctgctgcagcctgtccccacagctgtgtccctggttgtccccacagctgtgtccctgcctgtgcccaggctCTTGGCTCTCTGGCTGCCAGCTGAGTGAGGGGCACAGTGGCTGAGGGGTCCCTGCTGTGATCCCTGGGCACGGGGTGAGCAGATTGCAGGGCCGGGTCTGGTtctggcagccagcagctctttCCTGCTCCAGGTGAATGGTTCAGCTCCCGTCCCGTGCTCACGGTGGTGCtgattctgctgctcctggtgctggtgctggcttTGGGGGTGGCCTTGGCTGTGCAGTCAGGTAAGGGAGGGGAAGCAGGCTGGGCCCAGCCCCTTGGGGCAGAGCggggtccctgctccctgcagaggggAATCCTCAgaccttctcctcttccccctccaGCACCACAGGTTCCAGTCACACCTGCGACTCCGCAGTTGGTTCAGGGCTGTCCCCATGGCTGGGTTGGGTACAATGGAGTCTGCTACTACTTGTCAAGGGATtacaggagctgggagcaggctCAGGAACGGTGCTCGGAGCTTGGGGCCTCCCTGGCCATTGTCAAGGATGAGGCCATGGTGAGTGAGGGGCTGCGGGCGGTGTGGGGTGGCTGAGGGGAGCCTGGGGGTGCTcctgggccgggctgggtgCTCGtagggctgggggtgcagccCTGTGCCGGGGCCTTGCAGGGAAGGAGCCCCGGGCACGGGTCCCCCCGAGGGGCCGGGGCAGCTCCCACTCCTCTCTCCTGGGCAGGATTTGCTCTTCCGCCTCCGCGGGAACGTCGATTACTGGATCGGGCTGCGCAGACGGGGCGAGCGCCTGCACTGGGGGGACGGCAGCAGCTACAGCTCCAGGTGAGTgccggggagccgggcagggcctgggggcacaggggcacAAGGTGTTCCCCTGGGAACCAGCGCTgtctctgctcctccctgcagggTTCCTGTCTTTGGCAATTCCCCATGTGTGTACCTGGCTGACGACAGATTCTGGACCAGGGACTGCTCAAACGAGTGGCCGTATGTCTGCAGCAAGGCCCAAGCTGCCCTGTGACAGGGCTGCAGAGAGGACCTTGTCCacgctgggcagtgccagcttcggctctgagcccagcacagggctgtccTTCCTCAGCTGCACCCTGTGCCTTGCCCTGACTCTCAGGGTCACCTCAGTGCCTGTCCATCCCCAGGgccagtgctgggctgggtgttcaggggaaaAGTCTCTGCAGTGCATCCTGCTGTGGTGGTGCTTGGAGTGACTGGATTTCCCTCATTATATGTGTGGAACATAGCTCTCTAATCACCCTTTTTATAAAAGTTTTTATACATACCTTTAATATAGacatagaaattattttattgtcttggttcgacaagacaggagtctgtggaagagggcaaagcctcctgtgcaatggagaacggcaaacccccctccctctgaattaccaggatctttaaattaaaaggctctcaggcaaagatgtgggaatgggagtaacaattatttactaggagaaaactagacaacaatttaaaaaggcaaatgcaatcggtacaaacaaaaccagtgagaaagtccagaacctgaggagtcggggtgcccgtagcagttctgctgggacaattgctccccttgcaatggttgatgagttgcagctgaagtggtgatctttagaagggtacagttttcctctgaagatctggtggcagtggggccggtcttcctctgcgccggggttgcctctgagctccgccgccgtcgcctcagcgcgcgccggctgcttcgctgtgagtgccgccgaagagagagagagagagctgcttctctgggagtcccgcgaagagagagagagagagctgcttctctgggagtcccgtgaagagagctgcctcctctccccaaaaagctacccctttaaacaataatagagtgcttggctttcccctctgggtgggacccctcacagtgttacatttaccagccctgcattgaatcagtcaatggcccactaacaaaccattacctcttaggagcaaaaccggttcttggaaaagataacaaaacctgtccaacaggtttgccttcaacagatggcaaatagaatacaagcttatcttacaacctaggacattatccaccccttattctatttccatctgcacaccatgaaatcttacacccagttctctcttaagaccaagtttccctgtggtacacagcgggtctccccatctttctgcattacccaccaagtgtaaccaggtccttgagcaaagacaatcccacgaatgggttggtctttgcctgaggtgggattaatccaaagagttttccctaaaatacctttcatatgtactacagggaccttatctccatctactgtgtgtaaaggttctgactgggcagggccagctcgattgacagaccctcgggtgttgaccatctgttgcttctctttcaaccgccactttgctctcgggggttcCTCGcactgtcccccgtccctccccggccccccgggatcctccggctagctgtcccctccggggccgggATTTTCCTCGGTCCCGCTGCCCTAGGCTcaccaggcagcgtctgggttagcacggtccgagctgcagcgctgcctcagtcgccgcaagggttcgagataaagagaccaagagagaccaatggtatgcttgtccagatagattgtattgcctgaagcattgcagtgaccaaaggccctgggctattgcccagatacagttttatacagcaaaattaagagataaggtcttaaacaatagagacagtgttcagctaaggcacatcagaaccaccccaggggccaggtccaatgggaactgctcaggggtggggagaagggggtctacagaggaatgctgaagcgggactttcccgaaacagtggagcatacataaatgtatcttttacctcggtttaccattcccaaggcctttctaatacaatggggcagacatgaatgtatccttttcctcagtttaccattcccaaggcctttctaaaaccttcctccacgctaccatgccagcatgactgcaacaaccatccaggttgcttttgccaggttaatttcccagtttctaaatgttcccccaccaagtgcctttagggtagtcttaaggagtccgttgcaccgttcaactttgccggcagctggagcatgatagggaatatgatagatccattcgataccatgttctctggcccaggtgttgataaggctgttcttgaaatgggtgccgttgtcagactcaattctctcaggggtgccgtgtctccacaggacttgcttttccaagcctaagatggtgttccgggcagtggcataaggtacagggaaagtctccagccatccagtggtggcttccaccatggtcagcacgtagcgcttgccttggcgtgtctggggcagtgtgatatagtcaatctgccaggcctccccatacttgtacttggaccaccacccaccataccataggggcttcactctcttggcctgtttgatggcagcacacgtctcacagccatggataacctgggaaacactgtccatggttagatccacccctcggtctcgtgcccacttgtaggtggcatctctgccctgatgacctgaggcatcatgagcccatcgagccaggaacaactcccccttatggtgccaatctaagtctatctttgacacctctatttttgctgcctgatctacctgctcgttgtttcggtgttcttcattagcccgacttttggggacatgggcatctacatgacggactttcaccgtcagcttttccacccgagaggcaatgtctttccatatatcagcagcccagattggctttcctctacgttgccagttggccttcctccaccttcccagccagcctcacagagcattggctaccatccatgaatcagtataaaggtagagctttggacacttctccctttcagcaatgtccagagccagctgaacggccttgagttcggcgagctggctcgatccaccttctccttcggtagcttgtgcaacttggcgtgtggggctccatacggctgctttccacttccggttcatccctacaatgcgacaggaagCGTCAGTGAAaggagcgtagcaggtctcctctgctggtagttggttgtatggtggagcctcttcagcccttgtcacttgtacctgctcctcatcatcagtgagaccaaagttttcaccttctggccagttcgtaattatctccaaaatcccagggcgattcaggtttccaatacgggcgcgttgagtgatgagggcaatccatttgctccatgtggcgtcagtggcatggtgggtagtaggaacctttcctttaaacatccaccccagcaccggtagtcggggtgccaggaggagttgtgtttctgtgccaattacctccgaggcggcttaaactccttcaaaggcagccaagatttccttctctgtggaagtgtagttggcttcagaccctctgtaacttcggctccagaatcccagtggtcggcctcgagtctccccaggcactttctgccaaaggctccaggacaacccatggttcccagctgcagagtagagcacattcttgacctctggtcccattctgactgggccaagggctacagcatgagcgatctcctgcttgatctgggtgaaggcttgttgctgctcagggccccagtggaaatcattcttctttcgggtaactagataaagagggctcacaatctggctatactcaggaatgtgcattctccagaaacctatggcacccaggaaagcttgtgtttcctttttgctggttggtggggacatagctgtgatcttgttgatgacctcagtgggaatctggcgccgtccatcttgccatttcactcccaggaactggatctctcgggcaggtcccttgactttgctcttcttgatggcaaagccagcttctagtagtatctggatgatcctctcacctttctcaaacacttctgccactgtgctcccccacacaattatgtcatcaatgtattgcaggtgttctggggcctcacccttttctagtgcagcctggatcagcccatggcagatggtggggctgtgtttccacccctggggcagtcggttccaggtgtactgcacgcccctccaggtgaaagcaaactgaggcctgcattctgctgccagaggaatggagaaaaacgcattagcaatatcaatggtggcatatcactttgctgccttggactccagctcgtactggagttccagcatgtccggcacagcagcgctcagcggtggagtcacttcatttaagccacgatagtccacagtcaatctccattctttgtcagatttgcgcacgggccagatggggctgttgaagggtgagtaggttttgctgaccaccccttggctctccagctcccgaatcattttgtggatggggatcacggcatctcgatccgtccgatactgccggcggtgcactgtcaaggttgcaattggcacgcgttgttcttccacccttaggagtcctactgcagaggggttttctgacagtccaggcaaggtgttcaattgcttaatgtcttctgcctctacagcggctattccaaaagcccaccttaGTCCCTttggtctttgtaatatccattccggaggaagtctatgcctaggatacacggagcatctgggccagtcactataggatgtttcttccactccttcccagtcaggctcacctcggcttccaccagagtcaattgttgtgatccccctgtcacaccagcaatggaaacaggctctgcccccacatgtcccgatggtatcagagtacactgtgcaccagtatcaactaaagcatcatatttttgtggctctgatgtgccaggccatcggatccacactgtccagaagatccggttttcccgtgcctctccctggctagagacagggcccctctaacactggttatcattcctttcctgggcatacatactagaggtcccttcaagggggtctgacagatcgtacccacaagcttggtcacgggaggttgaggctaccttcactttggtggaactcccccggttagcgtttccctccttgagttgacggacccgtgctgccaggacagaagtgggtttcccatcccacctccccatgtcttccccatggtcacgcaggaagaaccacagattagcccttggggtgtaccctctctctctagctggggattgttgggcgctgattctggggcctgtgactctcacgggtgctgtattaaccttccttatctcctccctcatctcctctttaaactccttaatcacagctgagatatgagcctgcattgggccattaatcatactctcataattcctaagtttgttggcaacagaacctattgtctcccggtgggcgtcagcattgattgttgcaatgaaggtggtgtattgagatggcccaagatttgccagactccacagcatttgtcctgtacacctgaccttgtcagggtcattattgtgtcgtccatccctcccaaagagtacctccactactgccacttccctcagctgttggatccgttcctcgagggtcttccagcgcattctatgatggtgctcttgcattctctctctgtggacaaacctctccctgacactcattaagagccgctcccagagagaaagggaccctggttcccttataAAAActtgatttatacccgagtcctgggtcaagggtcctaAGTTctttgcctcaccaccgtccagctg
Encoded proteins:
- the LOC144246578 gene encoding C-type lectin domain family 2 member B-like, giving the protein MSREQGAVCSRQREEGCVLEKGEFCSVDELQKEPLENGTVITNVLKRNIRIFPGEWFSSRPVLTVVLILLLLVLVLALGVALAVQSAPQVPVTPATPQLVQGCPHGWVGYNGVCYYLSRDYRSWEQAQERCSELGASLAIVKDEAMDLLFRLRGNVDYWIGLRRRGERLHWGDGSSYSSRVPVFGNSPCVYLADDRFWTRDCSNEWPYVCSKAQAAL